One Hordeum vulgare subsp. vulgare chromosome 4H, MorexV3_pseudomolecules_assembly, whole genome shotgun sequence DNA window includes the following coding sequences:
- the LOC123450088 gene encoding germin-like protein 8-11 gives MASSCSFLLLAALLALVSWQATSSDPSPLQDFCVADMHSPVRVNGFVCKNPMDVNADDFFKAAALDKPRVTNKVGSNVTLINVMQIAGLNTLGISIARIDYAPLGQNPPHTHPRATEILTVLEGTLYVGFVTSNLPAPNRNKFLSKVLNKGDVFVFPVGLIHFQFNPNPHQPAIAIAALSSQNPGAITIANAVFGSDPAISDDVLAKAFQVEKNTIDWLQAQFWENNHN, from the exons ATGGCATCCTCCTGTTCCTTCCTTCTCCTCGCTGCTCTTCTTGCGTTGGTCTCATGGCAGGCCACTTCCTCCGACCCTAGCCCACTCCAAGACTTTTGTGTGGCCGACATGCATTCACCAG TGCGTGTAAATGGGTTTGTTTGCAAGAACCCTATGGATGTAAACGCTGATGACTTCTTCAAGGCAGCCGCCCTCGACAAGCCTAGGGTGACAAACAAGGTTGGCTCCAACGTCACCTTGATCAACGTCATGCAGATTGCTGGACTCAACACCCTCGGCATCTCAATTGCGCGCATCGACTATGCTCCCTTGGGTCAGAACCCGCCACATACGCACCCTCGCGCCACTGAGATCCTCACGGTACTCGAGGGGACACTGTATGTCGGATTTGTCACATCCAACCTGCCTGCACCCAACAGAAACAAGTTCCTCTCGAAGGTGCTCAACAAAGGTGATGTATTTGTCTTCCCCGTGGGGCTCATTCACTTTCAGTTCAACCCCAACCCCCACCAGCCCGCTATTGCAATTGCCGCGCTCAGCAGCCAGAACCCAGGGGCTATCACAATTGCCAATGCAGTGTTTGGGTCAGACCCAGCAATATCAGATGATGTTCTTGCCAAGGCGTTTCAGGTGGAAAAGAATACTATAGACTGGCTCCAGGCTCAGTTCTGGGAGAACAACCACAATTAA